The genomic stretch GCCCCGGAACGCCGGCAGCGACGATGGAACAGCAGGTGCCCAAGGAGGTCGTGCAGCGGCGGTACGAGCGACTCGTCGAGTTACAGAACCAGATCAGCTGGGACGAGAACAAGAAACTCGTGGGACGTGAGGTCGAACTGCTCGTGGCGGTCGGCGAGGGTCGCAAGGACGCGGACACGAACCGAATGAGTGGGCGTGCCCGTGACGGACGCCTGGTGCATTTCACGCCGTCCGGACCAGCGGTGCAGGCAGCCGTGCGTCCCGGTGACGTGGTTACCACGACGATCACGTACGCCGCGCCGCATCACCTGAACGCCGATACCGACTTGCTCACGCACCGTCGTACCCGCGCCGGCGACCTCAGCGAGTCAGCTACCGCGCCTCAGTCGCCGGGGGTTCTGTTGGGTATGCCGAGCATCAGGCGCGGCTAGTTCAGTCCCGCTTCCTCGGTATGCCAAGTGTTTCCGACATTGCCGAGCGTCGGTCGCGGTTGCCGCAGCGAACTCCGCGATGATCAGGGGTCTCAGAACGAGCGGCCCTCGACATTCCGCTCAGGACGTAACAGACTTCTCGGCTTCGGCGAGCCATTCTTGTTTCGCGGCGAGATTCGCCTGCGCGTCGGCGATCTTCTTCGCGTTTCCGCTGGCATTGGCCTTGTCCAACTGCTTTTGCGCCTTGTCGACGCCCTCACGCATGCTCAGGAGCAGCGGGTTCGACTGCGCCGCCGTGCGCTTCCACTCGGCGTCTTCCACGTCTCGAACGGAGCGTTCTAGCGCGCGCAGTCGATCCTCTAGCGGCCGCATCGCCTCGCGGGGGACATGGCCGATGTCCTCCCAACGTTCCTGTAACTGCCGGAGCGTCGCCTTCGCGGCCGATAGGTCGGTTTCCGGTGTGATCTTGGGGCCGAGTTCGGCGAGCAGCGATTCCTTGGCCTTCTGGTTGTCGACGTACGATGCGTCGCGTTCATCGAGTACGGCTGACCGGGCAGCGAAGAACGTGTCCTGCGCGGCGCGGAACTCGTTCCAGAGACGGTCCTCGGAATCGCGGGTAGCACGGCCCGCGGCCTTCCACTCACTCATCAGCGACTTCATCCGCGACGCGGTCGGACCCCAATCGGTCGAGGACGACAACGCCTGGGCGTCGGCGACGATGCGTTCCTTGATGACCTTCGCGCCCTCGCGCTGCTTGTCCAGCGCGGCAAAGTGCGCTCCACGCGCCTTACTGAATGAATCGCGCGCCTCTTTGAAGCGCTTCCACAGCGCGTCATCGGTCTTTCGATCGATGCCTTTGATGGCTTTCCAATCGTCGACGATGGAGCGCAGCCGATCCCCGGCGGCCTTCCACTGGGTCGACGACGCCAGTTTTTCGGCCTCAGTGACGAGGGCTTCCTTGGCGGCGATCGCTTCAGCGCGTACACGTGACTTCGCAGCCTGCGCTTCTTCTTTCTTCGTCGCCGTCTTGGCGATGACGGCGTCCAGGCGCTTGTCC from Cumulibacter soli encodes the following:
- a CDS encoding DUF349 domain-containing protein, which produces MAASNEWGRVDDDGAVWVRAAGADRSIGSWQAGTPEEGLAHFVRRFDDLATEVSLLESRLNAPTSDATAMAASAESLKASLPEAHVIGDLAALDKRLDAVIAKTATKKEEAQAAKSRVRAEAIAAKEALVTEAEKLASSTQWKAAGDRLRSIVDDWKAIKGIDRKTDDALWKRFKEARDSFSKARGAHFAALDKQREGAKVIKERIVADAQALSSSTDWGPTASRMKSLMSEWKAAGRATRDSEDRLWNEFRAAQDTFFAARSAVLDERDASYVDNQKAKESLLAELGPKITPETDLSAAKATLRQLQERWEDIGHVPREAMRPLEDRLRALERSVRDVEDAEWKRTAAQSNPLLLSMREGVDKAQKQLDKANASGNAKKIADAQANLAAKQEWLAEAEKSVTS